From Kogia breviceps isolate mKogBre1 chromosome 2, mKogBre1 haplotype 1, whole genome shotgun sequence, one genomic window encodes:
- the LOC131751541 gene encoding LOW QUALITY PROTEIN: olfactory receptor 287-like (The sequence of the model RefSeq protein was modified relative to this genomic sequence to represent the inferred CDS: inserted 1 base in 1 codon; deleted 1 base in 1 codon), protein MGERQGGPGGALEVEGHSCRHVYFLGDPAPGLRWWLLLAHLEGARRPPLIAPGAQPRGEGLQEGSKLVGGAEGTEDCDPTPGDVRPISDVAEEAGTEKGLQNRGRASGRRCLLLAKWWPASRQRFPAWGHSPSVSAQGPPILLGFPGPRGLHVGLLLLFLVVHVLMEAGNLAIISVAGAHQRLQTPMYFFLCTLSLLELWVTAACVPMTLAAFALRSGAVSFAGCAVQMYFVFSLGCTGCFLLAAMAYDRYLAICLPLCYSSIVAPCPSARPAPGSWLCGFSTVTVPAASWPRLSFCSSHIVNHFCCDVASWVVLSCSDTRAVEPASFSIAFCLVPGSCVITLSHAACIGVRIPLAQGRQQASSTSSSHFAAALIWYGSTTFPRGRALAGSSLDLTKALTVLSAIVXPVLNPFIYALRNKDVDALQRWLRGEASPCGPLCVAESSTLKSPCRIPLTGMARSTGCLDLAAHVALSEFQP, encoded by the exons ATGGGCGAGCGGCAGGGAG GACCAGGGGGCGCGCTGGAGGTGGAGGGTCATTCCTGCCGGCATGTGTACTTCTTGGGCGACCCTGCGCCGGGACTGAGGTGGTGGCTGCTCTTGGCTCACCTTGAAGGGGCTCGGAGACCCCCACTGATAGCGCCCGGTGCCCAGCCCcgtggggaggggctgcaggagggcTCAAAGCTGGTGGGGGGTGCAGAGGGCACTGAGGACTGTGATCCAACCCCTGGCGATGTGAGACCCATCAGCGATGTGGCAGAAGAGGCTGGGACTGAGAAGGGGCTGCAGAACCGGG GGAGGGCTTCTGGCCGGAGGTGCCTCTTACTGGCCAAGTGGTGGCCCGCGTCCCGACAGCGCTTCCCGGCCTGGGGCCACAGCCCGAGCGTGTCCGCGCAGGGGCCGCCCATCCTGCTGGGCTTCCCGGGGCCGCGGGGCCTGCATGTCGGGCTCCTCCTACTCTTCCTGGTCGTGCACGTGCTCATGGAGGCCGGGAACCTGGCCATCATCTCCGTGGCCGGAGCGCACCAGCGCCTGCAGACGCCCATGTACTTCTTCCTCTGCACCCTCTCCCTTCTGGAGCTCTGGGTCACCGCGGCCTGCGTGCCCATGACCCTGGCCGCCTTCGCCTTGCGGAGCGGAGCCGTCTCCTTCGCGGGCTGCGCCGTGCAGATGTACTTCGTCTTCTCGCTGGGCTGCACTGGGTGCTTCCTGCTGGCCGCGATGGCCTACGACCGCTACCTGGCCATCTGCCTGCCGCTGTGCTACAGCAGCATCGTGGCGCCCTGCCCCTCCGCCCGCCCGGCCCCGGGCTCCTGGCTCTGCGGCTTCTCGACCGTCACCGTGCCCGCTGCCTCATGGCCTCGG CTCTCTTTCTGCAGCTCGCACATCGTCAACCACTTCTGCTGCGACGTCGCATCCTGGGTCGTGCTGTCCTGCAGCGACACGCGGGCAGTGGAGCCGGCGTCCTTTAGCATCGCCTTCTGCCTCGTCCCGGGCTCCTGCGTCATCACGCTGTCTCACGCTGCCTGCATCGGCGTCAGGATCCCCTTGGCCCAGGGCCGGCAGCAGGCCTCCTCCACCAGCTCGTCCCACTTCGCGGCGGCCCTCATCTGGTACGGCTCTACCACCTTCCCGCGTGGGAGGGCCTTGGCGGGGAGCTCGCTGGACCTGACCAAGGCCCTCACTGTGCTGAGCGCCATCG CCCCGGTGCTGAACCCCTTCATCTACGCCCTGAGGAACAAGGATGTCGACGCTCTGCAGAGGTGGTTGCGGGGGGAAGCGAGCCCCTGCGGGCCACTCTGCGTGGCTGAAAGTAGCACCCTGAAATCACCGT GCCGAATACCCTTAACGGGCATGGCGCGCTCCACAGGTTGCCTGGACTTGGCGGCCCACGTGGCACTGAGTGAATTTCAGCCCTGA
- the SPRN gene encoding shadow of prion protein: MRLRVCPPPSLGRRPHAKARLRARRPVQSPPQLLPSRSAAVPGAAAAVPSEARGWVCSAKMNWTAAACWALLLAATFLCDSGTAKGGRGGARGSARGGLRGGARGASRVRVRPAPRYAGSSLRVAAGAGAGAAAGAAAGLAAGSSWRRAVGPGEHGPEDDEDGAPGGNGTKRSVYSYRAWTSGAGPTGYPHLCLLLGGALGALGLLRP, translated from the exons ATGCGCCTCCGCGTCTGCCCACCCCCAAGCCTAGGGCGGAGGCCTCACGCAAAAGCCAGGCTCCGCGCTCGGCGCCCCGTGCAGTCTCCGCCGCAGCTCCTTCCTTCCCGCTCGGCAGCGGTCCCTGGAGCGGCCGCCGCGGTTCCGAGCGAGGCCCGTGGCTG GGTTTGCTCCGCGAAGATGAACTGGACTGCTGCCGCGTGCTGGGCTCTGCTGCTAGCGGCCACCTTCCTCTGCGACAGTGGCACGGCCAAGGGTGGCCGTGGCGGGGCTCGCGGCAGCGCCCGGGGCGGGCTGCGCGGGGGCGCGCGCGGGGCCTCGAGGGTGCGCGTGAGGCCTGCGCCCCGCTACGCCGGCTCTTCGCTGCGCGTGGCCGcgggcgcgggggcgggggcagccGCGGGGGCAGCCGCGGGCCTGGCGGCGGGCTCGAGCTGGAGGAGGGCCGTGGGGCCCGGGGAGCATGGCCCGGAGGACGACGAGGACGGCGCACCCGGCGGCAACGGAACGAAGCGAAGCGTCTACAGCTACCGGGCGTGGACTTCGGGCGCGGGGCCCACGGGCTACCCTCACCTGTGCCTGCTGCTGGGCGGCGCCCTAGGCGCCCTGGGGCTGCTGCGGCCCTAG